atatctctggagaaaaggaataggtgacgtttcgggtcgagacccttcagtcagacgaagggtctcaaccagaaacctcacctatacattttctccagcaatgctgtctgACACGTATTCCAGTAGTTTAGTTGGTTCTTTGATCAATAAGTTGCAAGCTCTTTTTGGTATTACCGGTAATCGAACAAACAAAAACCCAGCTCATGTCCATTGTAGCATATCTTTATTGAAATGAGTGAGGAAAGGCTTTCTTCTTGAACCAGTAACCAGCAAGTAGTTGATAAGGGCCGAAAGCGTTTTGTGAAGTTTTCTATTCTCTTGGTTTGCTGCAAAATAAACCAGGTGCACCTTTAGATAGCCTTCAGATTTCACAGCACCCATCAAAAAGATCACATTGCAATATTAGAAGATGAGCAGGTGAATTCTCAGAATTTCTGGTCAGTATCTATCAGCCAGCATCAATAAAACGGGCTATTAGTTTGATTATCGCTTGCATCATCCCAGTGATCCTGTTTCCTAGTGGCTATCAAAATGTACAGCTCTTCTCCCTGCTGTCATGGAGTacactgactccccttccccgcACCCTCCCCATCACATTTGAAATGTCATCCTTCCTATCATGTTGAGTATTACCAGCGTCTTATGTTTTCGCTTGAAATGCTTGCAATTGTTCACAAATACTACTATGGTTTCACCATTCCCATCCACTTAAAATTCTCGAAGAAATGTCAGTTTTAAATGTCATGTTGCATTTTGCATCCCATTTCCTTTGCCCTTAATCACAGCTACACTATCAGATCTAACATCCAGATACAGGAATTTACAGTCTAAACTTTACTGCCTCTTGAAAAATCTTTCTTCCATTTGGATCACCCTTAAAATGTACACATTTGGTTATGCACTCcctccaaatattttttttttggcAGTGTCATACATTGACAAATTTTGGCAAAACATGCCTTAGTTTTTCAAATTTACCAAAGAAGTTATAAAATacaagttgtttaagaaggaactgcagatgctggaaaatcgaaggtagacaaaactgctgaagaaactcagcgggtgaggcagcatctatggagcgaaggaaataggcaacgtttcaggccaaaacccttcttcaggctgaagaagcatttttgtctaccataaaatACAAGTTGCTGTGATTGCTCTTGAGAAACACTTCTCTCATGTTAACCCCATGTGGTACAATCATTGCATTGAGTTTTTTTCTAACCATTGTTGTGATAGTCAATCCTggaaaaaaacaagaaaaaataGGACTGATATTGACCAGGATGTCTAATGGATGTATTGCATATTTTGATCCCAAAGTAACAGGCTGAGAGTATGCATTTCAAATTACCTATTTGGAAAGAAAAGACAGTGATTCTTGGACAATATCAATGCTCTTTGACTCCGATTATTATCTTCTCAAGCATTAGTAAAGGTTTTTATAGAAAACAAATATTTATTCTATAAACATGCTTCTACTTCAGTTGATATAACTACTATATCTCTGATTTtgaacattaaaaataacaaatcaGATACTAGAGGACATCTAGCttgaaggtgagatgggcaaagtagATATTTTGGGCACGTTTTTTTTACAGCGGGTGGTGTGTGACTGGAATGCACTGttttttaactttagtttagctttcagatacaatgtggaaacaggcccttcggcccaccgaatccgcaccgacccgcgatccccgcacattaatgctatcctacacacactagggacaatttacattgataccaagtcagttaacctacaaacctgcatgcctttggagtgtgggaggaaatcgaagatctcggagaaaacccacgtggtcatggggagaacgtacaaactccgtacagacagcagctgtagttgggatcgaacccgggtctccggtgctgtaagcgtCGTGCTACCGTGCTACCCAATCTGGGAGTGGTGATTGATACAGATACGATAATGGTattgaagagacttttggatagacatacggatatgcaggaaatggagggatatgggttatgtacaggcagataagagttgatcttggcgtCATGCTCAGCATAAAcattgtgtgccgaagggcctgttcttatgctgaagatagacacaaatgctggagtaactcagcgggacaggcagtatctctggataaaaggaatgggtggcatcagtctgaagaagggtcttgacccgaaacatcacccattccttctctccagagatgctgcctgtcccgctgcgttactccagcattttgtgtctatcttcggtttaatccagcatctacagttccttcatatGCACTTGtccttatgctgtactgttcaacaTTCTATGTAAGCAGTTCATAATGTATAATTAAAGAAGGTATAGCTATTGAACCTACCTTTTATAATGCTGACTTCATGTCATCATCGTTCATTTCAAAGCGATTGGTTGCTCATCGGCATTAGTTTCACCAGCAGGAACACTGGGCTCATCTGCAGCGTGGAGATCTACGGATCCCTTGGCATTACCGCCACTGGACCAGCTTTGTGTTTTAGTTGCGTGAGAAACTGTAACTGTTTTTGTTGACCCACTAATGCCCTCCATTGCGGCACTTGGCCCGCTCTCCTCTAAATTGCTAAAATCACTGTATTCCCCGAGGTTTGAAATGTCATCTAAGTCGTCACCGAGTGTGAATGTCTTTGTATGAACTGTTTGACTACCGGTCTTAGATGTAGTGATTTTTGTGCCTGAAGTCCGATGATTCTCACTATTAGTTAAGTCAGGATAAACTCCCTTAATATGACTTTTTATTTCTTCCCAAAGATGGTCATATGAGGAAGGGTCAGTATCAGACACACCTGTTGTAACTGTTTTGGTAACTTCGCCATCTTTTGAACTGATTGTTTTAGTACTTACAGACCCATGTGAAGTGTATGTTGAACTGTGTGAACCATGGCCTGATTCAGTTTTTGTGACTGCTGAGTGCTCATCTCCACTAGAATGTATACCACCCTCCGAATATATGCCACTTCCACCACTTGCATCAGTCACTATTTTTACATTTGATTGTGGAGTTGGACAAAAGGTTTGATCACAAGGAACACTTTCAGTATCTTTAGTAAGTGGTTCCAGGGTAAATTCCTGTGTTTCTACTTCTTCCCAGAAATGAGGATATGTTCCTCTGTCTGGAAGCCCACTTTTAAACAGGCTCGAGGTTCCAGTTACAGTTTTCAATTTGAATGTGTGTGATGGTTTTCTGTATTGAATCGGATCAATTTTGAGTGAAGTCAGAGATCGAAAATGTTTCTCCAGTCGTGCATTATTTTCTTCATCAATGCGGTAAACGAACGATTTTTTACAAGATCCTTTGCAAGCTCGTATCTTGATATCAATGTCAACCTAACAAATAAGAATAATTTGGAGGATTTTAAAAACAGATTGAACAATGCAAAATATCTTTTAAAACCAATTCaaattgaaattattttctttctgTTTTCCATATGCAGTTTGGTTACTGAATTCAATGATGAGCTCATGAGGTCCAGGTGTTAAAACAGACTGGGCTATGTGCCAGGTAGTAGGTAcaaatgagagagttagatatacagtAGCTCTTGggcctaacggaatcaagggatacagggagaaagcaggaacggggtactgatttaggaggatcaaccatgatcagttggctcggagggccgaatggcctactcctgcacctatttactatgtttctaaataaaatAATTGAGCTGATAAAACCCGAGCAATGACCACTTCAGCCGTGAATCACCTCAGCTGCACAACATATAGCAATCCctaaggcctgaagaagggtttcggcccaaaacgttgcctatttccttcgctccttacatgctgcctcacccactgagtttctccagcacttttgtctacctccttatAACTAACTTTGTTCTTGAATTTGAAATATGAGCTAAACTTCCCTCTGCAAAAATAGGAGAATATAATAAAAAGTAAAGTTTTAAATGAATGAAAAGGCATTTGGAGTGGCAGAGGGTGATTAGACGGAGTCGGCATGATCTTCAGAACATGAGATAtcatgtttagattagtttagttttgagatacagagcggaaacaggccgtttggcccactgagtccgcactgactagcgatccccacacattaacactatcctacacacactagggacaatttttacatttaccaagccaattaacctgcaaacctgtctttggagtgtggggggaaaccgaagatctcggagaaaatccacgtggtcacggggggaacgtacaaactccgtacagacagcgcccatagtcatgatcggacccgggtctccagcgctaaaAGAGctggaagacagcaactctaccactgcgccaccatgactgccctAATCCTCACAAATCCAATTGAGTTTTGAGTAACTATGCATGTTAATGATGGCAGAATGGTAGCTATGGATTTCATGGACTTTTGTAAGACTTTTGACAAGGTCcagcctgtctgaagaagggtctggacacaAATCagggtctgtccatttccctccacagatgcagcctggcccactgagttcctccagcaatttgctgTTTGCtcctgcatggtaggctgatccagaaagtTAAAGCATGATGGGTCTGAGGTATGTTGGAAAATTAGACCCAAAATTAGCTTGGTGATAGAAGGTGGTGGGGGATGGGTGTATTTTCAGACTGGAAGTCTACAACAAATGGTGTCCAGATGTATTGGCGCTGCAAACACTGGTTTGTTATATTTATGAATCACTTGGATAGGAATATATGTTGTCTACAGATGTTACCACGATTGGTGGAGTCATaggtagtgaagaaggttgtaTTCAGGCATTTGATGGAGAATCCATGCAAGTGTGAGGTAATGCATTCTGGTAGAACATATAGAGTAAATGGAACATTTTGTTGTACAAAAAGATTTTTAAATGAAGACACAGagggatagggtggtgaagagcgTATTTGGTGTGCAAGCCTTCATAGGCCAAGGTAATGAGTACAAGTATAGACTAAACACTTTGACTCCactcccagtcccacactgacctttctgtcctgggcctcctccactggcagagtgaggcccagtgcaaattggaggaacagcacctcatattttgtttaggCAGCtttcaccccagtggtatgaacattgacttctctaacttcaggtcacccttgctttccctctctctccatccctccaccttcccagttctcccaccagtctgactgtctccgactacattttatctctgtttgctttgttgttaccttctcccagccaacaatgatctattctacattttccttgatcgccattccctttgtcctgttttcacacttccttatctatgtattttttttttcttttctttttatttatatagcacatttttagtcaacttgcattgaccccaaagtgcttcacacaattacatccacacacacaggcaaaggtgggtgaagtgtcttgcccaaggacacacacaggcaaaggtgggtgaagtgtcttgcccaaggacacaacgacagtatgcactccaagcgggattcgaaccagctaccttccggttgccagccgaacacttagcccattgtgccatctgtcgtccatatttctctctctctcccctgactctcaatctgtaaAAGGGTCTtgaacagaaacgtcacccattccttctctccagagatgctgcctgcccctctgagttactccagcattttgtgtctgtttaaaccagcacctgcagttccttcctacacatgagtccAAGTATTGGGACATCAGATTGAAGCTGTACAAAACACAGCATTGTGTACACTTTTGGTCAGCAATGCGCAGAATGAGGTAGTTATAGAGAGTATAGAATATATTAATCGGGATGgtgcctggaatggagggctgtagttatgaggaaagattggaaaccaaccaggttggttctggaccccatgaAAGGGAGTTTgttgagtgcctccgagatgcattcctagagcagcttgtactggagcctaccagagagaaggcaattctggatgtaGTGTTGTCTAataaaccagatttaataagggaactcaaggtaaaggaactgccaggaggtagtgaccataatatgataagttttaatctgcaatttgagagggagaaggttaaatcagaagtgtcagcgatgcagttgaacaaaggggactatgaagacaTGAGAGagcagctggccaaggtcgactggaaaaggatcctagcaggaatgacggtggaacagcaatggcaggaatttctgggcataatctagaaaatgcaggatcatttcattccagaggaagaaagattctaaggggagtaaggggcaaccgtggctgacaagaaacAAGTGAAATTATTATTaggagcaaggaaatggcagaagagttgaacaggtactttggttatgtcttcactaaggaagacacaaacaatctcccagatgtactagaggacaggggtgggagattgcaaccttcacgtggtccaccctgtttcgacaaatgcaaacaacctggtgtgcacaaacagaagatcaaacagaacaaattGTCTTACAACttgaggctgtgcacgccatacacaagaagaagactagaggccagaggatctagggagacagaaagaaatttgcattaggcgagaaatagtattgggtagattgatgggactgaaggctgataaatcctcagggcctgatggtctgcatcccagggtactcaaggaggtggctctagaaatcgtggatgcattggtgatcattttccaatgttctatagattcaggatcaggtcctgtggattggagggtaggtaatgttatcccacttttcaagaaaggagtgagagagaaaacggggaattacagaccagttagcctgacatcggtggtggggaagatgctggagtcaattattaaagaagtaataacggcgcatttggatggcagtaaaaggattggtccaagtcagcattgaTTTGTGATGGGGaactcctgcttgactaatcttctcaaattttttgaggatgtgacatgtaaaatggatgaaggagagccagtggatgtagtgttcctggactttcagaaagcctttggtaaggtcccacataggagatcagtgggcaaaattagagcacatggtattgagggtaagggattgacatggatagagaattggttggcagacaagaaacaaagcgtaggaataaacaggtccctatcaaaatggcaggcagtgacaaatgAAGTgccccaaggctcggtgctggggctgcaactatttataatatatattaatgatttagatgatggaattaaaagtaacactggcaaatttgcagatgacaaaaagctgggtgtcagtgtgaactgcgaagaggatgctaggaggttgcaggatgacttggacaggttaagtgagtgggaagatgcaaggcagatgcagtataatgttgataaatgtgaagttatccaatttggcggcaagaacatggaggcaaattattatcacaatggtgtcagattagggaaaagggaagtgcaaagagatctgggtgtccttgtaccctGAAAGCAAacgtgcaggcacagcaggcagtgaagaaaactaatggcatgttggccttcataatgagaggatttgagtataggtccttctgcagatatacagtgccctggtgagatcacatctggagcattgtgtgcagttttggtctcctaatttgaggaagtacatccttgctattgagccagtgcagggtaggttcacgaggttaatccctgggatttcaggactgtcacatgaggaaacatttgaaagactgggcttgtattcacttgaatttataaggatgagaggatatcttatagaaacatataaaattataaaaggactagacaagctagatgcaggaaaaaaatgtcccaatgttgggggagtccagaatcaggggctacAGTCAAagattaaaggggaggccatttaaaactgagatgagaaaaatctttttcacccagagagttgtgaatttgtgtaattctctgccacagagggcagtggaggccaattcactggatgaatttaaaagagagtttgatagaggtccaggggctagcggaatcaagggatatggggagaaggcaggcacgggttattgattgcggatgatcagccatgatcacaatgaatggcggtgctggctcgaagggccaaacggcctcctcctgcacctattttctatgtttctatggaaagaCTGGTTTTATTCTCACTGGAATATAGGAGACTGAGGAATGACCTTGGAGAGGTTTATACAATTATGATGGGCAAAAATAGTCAGGGATTTTATCCCAGGGCAGGGGAGTCTAGCATTGGACAGCACAGTTTTAAGGTAAAAGGGGAGAATTACAATGCGCACAGGAAATTTGATCAAACAGGATGAAAGGGTTATGGACCTGATATAGGCCAGAGGGATTGATGTAGATGGGTACTACAAATATCATGGGTGATGTACTGCACAGTTCTACGATTCTATGAAGTTGTTACCTCCAGTCTTGTAATGTCAGtgaactgtttcaaaatgctgtttCGTAGTTGGTTTATTCTATAAATTTGATGATTGATGATGTTCTGTAAAATGACAAGTCTGGAATTCAGATGATCTACTTGCCGATAGTAGGTGTCACCAAATCCTAAAGAGACAGTAAAAATACAGTCTGTGTAGAAATTATTGACGGGAATAAGCTGTAAAGGCAATAACTTCATTTTTTCTTAAATCCCGAGTAATATTTAACAGTTATATGATCGAGCTAGCGGGAAGACTTTAAAGCTACCATAAAATATAGGCACGAATTGTTCCTATTAGCTAATGTTGTCAATATTATTGGCAggccgacaaaaatgctggagaaactcagcgggtgaggcagcatctatggagcgaaggaaataggcaacatttcgagccgaaacgtcacctattccttcgctccatagatgctgcctcacccgctgcgtttctccagcatttttgtctacctaaaaatAATGGTAACTGCAGACCTATGGAACGAGGATCTGACTTCTTGTAAACATAGGAACGTGAAAATCCCAGTGAATTAGTGACAACATGTTAAGGGAAAAAACAATTTATGTTAACTGTGCGTAACTTTAAACTCTTTCTGtttaggtcgaaacccttcttcggacggatttttgtctgaagaagggtttcgacccgaatccttgcctatttccttcgctccatagatgctgcctcaccccctgagtttctccagcatttttgtcaaccttcgattttccaacatctgcagttccttctgaaacaaaaTATTATTGGCAGCTTTGCTTTACTTGACCTCCACAGAATCTTTATATTCTTAGCAGGTAGGGGGAATATAACATAAAAATAATGGTCACTGCGGACTCTTGCAAAGAGGATCTGACTTCTTATAAACATGGGAACATGAAAATCCCAGTGAATTAGTTACATGTTAAGGGGGAAAACAAATTACGTTAAATGTGCGTAAACTCTTTCTGTTTAGGCGAACACAAAAGGTGACATTTTTTGAAATAACTATAAAACACTGCATGCACTCACTTTGCTCTCCTTCCAGAGATTGTCTCATTCTGTTGACAGCGTTAGTCACAGTGATCTGAGTATTCCCAAACGTTTTGGAATGACTTTCCAAATTCTCACGGATATCTCGAACCCGGTCATCATTTTGTTGATTTTGAACGTATATTAATCCTTGCATTCTGCACCCAGACGGACACTTGGACCCCTGTGGTAATGATGCACAATTACATTGTATCATTTCCTTTCAATATAATAAATCTTCACAAAGAGTGAGATGACGACTGTTCCACCTACCAAGTCATCATCAGTACAGATTGGCCATTTCTTCTCGTCTGAACATGAAGATCTTGCAGTTCCCTGATTGTTAGGTCGTGGGCCACGGGGCCCAAGTATATCTTCCTTgatggttaaaaaaaatcaaagaaaaGGCCATTAATTTTACACAGGCAATGCTTTGTTACAAACCTTTCATCCAAAAGGGTTCTGGAGGTGTAtagagtcatgagaggaatagattgtgtagatgcacagtctcgtgcccagagtaggtaaatcaaggaccagaagacataggtttaaggtgaaggggaaaagatttaatagaaatctgaggggtaactatttcacacaaagggtggtaggtgtatggagcgagctgccagaggaggtagttgaggctgggactatcctaacattaggatcctaactgtctgaagaagcagacaggcatatggatggggtgtgagattgcaaccttcaggtggtccgccctgtttcgacgaatgcaatcaacctggtgtgcacaatcaaataagatcaaatagaacaagttgtcctacaactttaggctgtgcacgccatacccaAGGagaaggtacatggatgggacaggtttagatggatatggaccaaacacgggcaggtggggctagtgtagctgggacatgttgttcggtgtgggcaagttgggccgaagggcctgttttcacactgtatcactctatgactctatgacaatgaacAATGCAAATGTGAAGCTGTTTTAAATAAATTGAAATTAAAGTGCCAAATTCTCTTTTGCTTCTGCAAAGAGAGTTTACGGTAATTAAAATAAGAAGTTTTAACTGGATATATCTGCTAGCTCTAGCAGGCcaataaaagcaaacttaccgcatTAACGATGCATATTAACAAACCTAAGACAAATGATCCCCTCATTGTACCAGCTCAGGAGCTTCCACAATGTCTTGCCTGTTCCCCTTCTGTCAAGTTTTGATCCAAACATCGACAGTCGATGTTTCGACACCCTGTTTATCAAGAAAGGGGAAGGTCTGTCAAATATTTACTGTTCATCCATTTCACAATGCTAGTGCAATGTCTTTGACTGCCCTAAAGTCTGGTGGTATGTCAAAAATCAACATTCTAAAGCGTTGCTTCAACCATGAAAAAAATCTCAGAATTGGAATAATACTGTATTTTAACAGCATCTCgtcaagaaaataaaataataaagacccccaccccccacacctcaCTAATAAAATGTATTGATTTTGGGGCCGGGGTCGGCATCACGGAGGCGTCAGGAGGGGACCCGGCAGCGTTAGTGGAGAGGTCAGTGCGGCGGACGATGGTGGCGCCGACCGACGGACGAGGACCGAACACGTGGAAGTGGGGACGCTGCTGCCGGGGGTAAAAACAAAGGAGGTCACGGCGTGttgggactgccgtgagggagggggaagaacaacagGGGAATTgcatcgtggggggggggggggtggggggatttgtaactgtaagtgccctttatgggagactatttgtataccttgggacagaatgcaagcaaa
The sequence above is a segment of the Amblyraja radiata isolate CabotCenter1 chromosome 1, sAmbRad1.1.pri, whole genome shotgun sequence genome. Coding sequences within it:
- the LOC116986291 gene encoding LOW QUALITY PROTEIN: fibrinogen alpha chain-like (The sequence of the model RefSeq protein was modified relative to this genomic sequence to represent the inferred CDS: inserted 1 base in 1 codon), which produces MRGSFVLGLLICIVNAEDILGPRGPRPNNQGTARSSCSDEKKWPICTDDDLGSKCPSGCRMQGLIYVQNQQNDDRVRDIRENLESHSKTFGNTQITVTNAVNRMRQSLEGEQRFGDTYYRQVDHLNSRLVILQNIINHQIYRINQLRNSILKQFTDITRLEVDIDIKIRACKGSCKKSFVYRIDEENNARLEKHFRSLTSLKIDPIQYRKPSHTFKLKTVTGTSSLFKSGLPDRGTYPHFWEEVETQEFTLEPLTKDTESVPCDQTFCPTPQSNVKIVTDASGGSGIYSEGGIHSSGDEHSAVTKTESGHGSHSSTYTSHGSVSTKTISSKDGEVTKTVTTGVSDTDPSSYDHLWEEIKSHIKGVYPDLTNSENHRTSGTKITTSKTGSQTVHTKTFTLGDDLDDISNLGEYSDFSNLEESGPSAAMEGISGSTKTVTVSHATKTQSWSSGGNAKGSVDLHAADEPSVPAGETNADEQPIALKCTSGAAVGECRCRRRAGEPSVAAVTAGLSEGRGLAQSLGAGDKAAAPALPTAGPQSWWRQPGIAIVLSIPFFPGEYWLGNDRISELTKLRPSVLLFEMQDWSDNRVNAHYNAFVVQSEISKYRLSVNGYSGVAGNTLMEGSKLLFGXNRSMTIHQDMMFSTYDRDNDGWLPNDPSKQCAREDGGGWWYNRCHSANPNGRYYWNGHYTKQMTNHGTDDGIVWMDWKGSWYSLKKMSMKMRPMFSNSNPHNEQIPQSVLDAA